The Agrobacterium larrymoorei genome includes the window GGCGCGACCGTGCCCACAGGATCGTCCGCCTCGTTATGGATGGGCTGCGGCGTTAAAGCGCCAGCGCATCCTTCAGTGCCAGCCCCTCTTTCACGCGAAGGTCGAGATCCGCTTCGATGTGATTGATATGGTGCATCATCAGGTGATTGGCCTTTTCAATATCGCGGGCTTCCAGCGCGTCCAATATGGCCGAATGATCTCCATGGCCGCAGCTTGAGATGCCGGAACGTCCATATAACGCGATGACGAGCGAGGACCGGGCGATGAGTTCGCCCATGAATTTTTCCAGGATGACGTTGCCCGCAAGCGAGGCCAGAAGCAGGTGAAAGTCTCCCGATGCCTTGATTTCCGCTCTGCGTGCAGAGGGGCCGCGTTCATGCTGATGGCGCGTTTCTTCCTTGAGGTGAGCGCGCAGGCTGGCGATACTCTCGGGCGTCAGCCGTTCAATCGCAGCAGCCACGATACCCTGTTCTATCAGGCGGCGTGAAGCGAAGACCTGCCGCGCCTCATCCGGCGATGGATTGGATACAAAAGCACCTCTGTTTCGTTCCATTTTGACGAGGCCTTCAAAGGCCAGCATCTGCAATGCAGCGCGCACCACTGTACGGCTAACATCGAACAGCGTGCCGACCTCTGCCTCGGAAAGCTTCGTGCCGGGGGTGAGAC containing:
- a CDS encoding GntR family transcriptional regulator, whose translation is MTLPQLTPYADIAQEDRAQAIRDTLRDAIADRRLTPGTKLSEAEVGTLFDVSRTVVRAALQMLAFEGLVKMERNRGAFVSNPSPDEARQVFASRRLIEQGIVAAAIERLTPESIASLRAHLKEETRHQHERGPSARRAEIKASGDFHLLLASLAGNVILEKFMGELIARSSLVIALYGRSGISSCGHGDHSAILDALEARDIEKANHLMMHHINHIEADLDLRVKEGLALKDALAL